In Tachysurus fulvidraco isolate hzauxx_2018 chromosome 5, HZAU_PFXX_2.0, whole genome shotgun sequence, the genomic stretch AAACCATGGAAGGCATACAGAGACATGCGGGACGAAGCTTACGGACTTCTTATCTTGTAAATATTTGCAGCATccgatttctttttttcttcagatgataataatgaatggaaattaaaaattgatttatttgttgttgtttttttttattcatgtctgCTTCTATTTGCAGAGAAGGAAAAGACTGGCAGAGAGTGAGAAGCACATTTCAGCAGAAATTTATGAAACCAACCGAAGTTGTGAAACTCGATGGGAAAATTAATGAGGTTGGTGTgtgttatgcaaaaaaaataaaaaaataaaaaaatcgtgCTCCATAGTTTCCATGTCACTTTTCGTCAACGATTCAcacagttttctttctttgaagGTTTTAGCTGATTTCCTTAATAGGATTGGAGAGGTTCGTGTGAACGGGGAGATAAACGACTTATATTTTGAACTGAATAAATGGTCATTTGAAAgtaagttaatattttatatttatatttatatttattacatgctTTCTCTGAATGTCTTTACAGCTCATCCaatgcattttttgtttattttattaataatgcgTTATTAACATATACATAACATATTAAGCTTTTCTCTGTTACAGCTATTTGTTATGTGCTCTATGACAAACGATTTGGGATTTTGCAAGAAAACGCCAATGAGGAGGCAACTGACTTTATCACAGCGATAAAAACGGTATGCCGGTTATCTCTTTAACACAATGTAGTTTATCTGTACATTTCAGCAACTCAAACACTAGGATAACCTTTTCTCAGCCTCTGTTTGTCCTATGTGTAATTTGCCAGTGCTTTACTCAGTTCATCGAGGTTACGTTACAGAACTGGATGTTACATCACATTTTGTGTTTATGAGTCCTGTAGCATGAGTCACACAGAATCCATTGGCGATCAGCTTCTCTGTTTGTAACACATACTGATGTCTAAGTTATAGTTTTTTCACCAGATCAATACACAGAAGTCATAATATCCAAATACTTAATCTATACCAGAAATCCTCTCATTCCGTTTTTATCTATATCGTTTTCACTTGCAAATATTGAAACTGTGCCATCTTTTCTGACTGACAGATGATGAACATGTTTGGCAAGATGATGGTGACTCCAGTAAGTCTCCACAAGAGTCTGAATACAAAGACATGGCAAGACCACACAGCTGCGTGGGACTGTATTTTTAATACAGGTACAATGAGTCTTTGATACAGAACATTTCCTGCCGGGTGATGAAATATAAACTTGTTGATCCTGCCTCCCTTTTTTAGTGACTACTGTTGACCAATGTTTACACATTGTTCTAGTTTCAGAGCTTGTGAGTAGGAGGGGACAGAGTGAGTTGTAGTAAACTGCATGACCTAAGTGCAGTGGGAAGGCAGCCAAATATTTGTAGTAGAGGGAACAGGGAGGCACGCCAGGGAGAGGGTGGAGACATAAAGCTGTATACTCGTAATACTGCTGCTGGGCTGATTTTCATTTAACAAACTACAAACTAAGAACAGTATTAAATTGTGCAAGGTCGAACAGGGCACATGAAATGTTTGACTTTTTTTCCCAGCCAAAATCTACATTGACAAGAAGTTGAAGAGACACTCAAGTGGAGAAACTGATGGCTTTCTCAGTGATATCTATCAAAACTGTCCCCTCACCAAGAAGGAGATGTATGCAGCTATAACTGAGCTCCAAATTGGGGGTGTTGAGACAGTGAgtataaaagattaaaaaaaaaaaaggaaacatgatAAGACCTTAGAATTTTATAGTTCTCTCtaaaactttgtttactttACGGTAATGccattaaaaaatttaatttttaagttaaataaacTTAAACCAATACTGTTATGTATAATTTTTCTTACTAATATTTTGAAgctttaaataacattataatttgccaaataaTCAGTCTCATAATCCTAAAATCTTGATAAATGTTCTTGCTTTTAAGCATGTTTTGAAGACGCTTTTAACATGCAATCCAATAAATGTACATGATTTAAGCAGTTTAAGCAATTTGTTGCAGAAATGACAAAATCCTCTGTTCCCTATGCAGACTGCCAACAGTGCATTGTGGGCTATTTTCAACCTCTCACGGACCCCTCATGCTCAGGACAAGCTGTTAAAGGAGATCAGAGAAGTGGTGCCTCCTGGACAGGATCCATGCGCTGAGCATATCAAGAGCATGCCATATCTCAAGGCATGTCTGAAGGAGTCCATGAGGTAGGACATGATCTTCATCACTCTCATCAGCATGAGAAAacacttaatatatatatatatatatatatatatatatatatatatatatatatacatatatatatatatataaatatatagatttatacacacacacacacacacacaca encodes the following:
- the LOC113642663 gene encoding 1,25-dihydroxyvitamin D(3) 24-hydroxylase, mitochondrial, with the protein product MRAQIQKAPAQILEVLKKKSVGLQHCKPTSSVCVLDSKDAVPCPEHTFQSIPGPKNWPLLGNLIDILRRGGLEKQHQTVIDYHQKFGKIFRMKMGSFESVNIGAPCLLEALYRKEGNYPQRLEIKPWKAYRDMRDEAYGLLILEGKDWQRVRSTFQQKFMKPTEVVKLDGKINEVLADFLNRIGEVRVNGEINDLYFELNKWSFETICYVLYDKRFGILQENANEEATDFITAIKTMMNMFGKMMVTPVSLHKSLNTKTWQDHTAAWDCIFNTAKIYIDKKLKRHSSGETDGFLSDIYQNCPLTKKEMYAAITELQIGGVETTANSALWAIFNLSRTPHAQDKLLKEIREVVPPGQDPCAEHIKSMPYLKACLKESMRLSPSIPFTSRTLDRDTVLGDYSLPKGTVLMINTQALGSNEEYFDNGKQYIPERWLENKTSINPFAHVPFGIGKRMCIGRRLAELQIQLALCWLVRDYKIVATDYEPVEAIHTGTLVPNRELPVAFIRR